A genomic stretch from Lysobacter ciconiae includes:
- a CDS encoding RelA/SpoT family protein, whose protein sequence is MKPPARSSPATAGPTAAIGPHAGPVDALRALLDEAPADAIAAPLLQRLRDAAATSPNVADEPRDPADVVRGMLRALQRLDADSDSLAAAILHTYPQLLAALGPKFEAEHPSIATLLDGQRASAQVWVLHAEQQGRSGSEGLRRLLLAIVRDMRVVPILLARQLARMQQAASLPEERRLALATLARDIHAPLANRLGIWQLKWELEDLAFRYLHPDTYRQIARLLDEKRGDRERYIEQVQQTLREALDAQSLAADIAGRPKHIYSIWKKMQRKQAPISELYDLRAVRILVDDVAACYAALGVVHATWTPIPSEFDDYIARPKRNDYRSLHTAVIGPEGKTLEVQIRTVEMHRQAELGVAAHWRYKEGSGGDAAFDRKIAWMRKLLEQADEGAGDDAALARELDTELVEDRVYVLTPKGEVIDLPAGSTPLDFAYRVHTEVGHRCRGAKVDGRIVPLDHRLHSGDRVEIMTAKTGEPRRDWLIEANGFLASSRSREKVRNWFHRLDRERNETAGRELLDKELRRMGLLGEDLAPARERFSLASDGELYVLVALGDVGPHQVGRLLQDHQRAQSAPAATATAPAPERPRRRSAGKQRDFTVQGLGNLLVQPARCCQPLPGEPIAGYLTRGRGVTVHRQGCATLQRLADKDPDRVLTVEWGASGGYEVDIEVLAVDRKWLLKEVTNVIAQANVNMGGIRSDSQHNRMRIRMRVKVEDFDQLTQLLGKLGAVPGVEHARRC, encoded by the coding sequence ATGAAGCCGCCCGCGCGCTCCTCCCCGGCCACCGCCGGTCCGACGGCAGCCATCGGGCCGCACGCCGGCCCGGTCGATGCGTTGCGCGCGCTGCTCGACGAGGCTCCGGCGGATGCCATTGCCGCGCCGTTGCTGCAACGCCTGCGGGACGCCGCGGCGACATCACCGAACGTCGCCGATGAGCCGCGCGACCCGGCGGACGTCGTGCGCGGCATGTTGCGCGCGTTGCAGCGTCTGGACGCCGACAGCGACAGCCTGGCCGCCGCGATCCTGCACACCTACCCGCAGTTGCTGGCCGCGCTGGGGCCGAAGTTCGAGGCCGAACACCCGTCCATCGCGACCCTGCTGGACGGCCAGCGCGCCTCCGCCCAGGTGTGGGTCCTGCACGCCGAGCAGCAGGGCCGCAGCGGCAGCGAGGGACTGCGCCGGTTGCTCCTCGCCATCGTCCGTGACATGCGGGTGGTGCCGATCCTGCTGGCACGGCAGTTGGCGCGCATGCAGCAGGCCGCCAGCCTGCCGGAGGAGCGCCGCCTCGCGCTGGCGACCCTGGCCCGCGACATCCACGCACCGCTGGCCAACCGCCTTGGTATCTGGCAGTTGAAATGGGAGCTGGAGGACCTCGCTTTCCGCTACCTGCATCCCGATACCTACCGCCAGATCGCCCGCCTGCTGGATGAGAAGCGCGGCGACCGCGAGCGCTACATCGAGCAGGTCCAGCAGACCCTGCGCGAGGCGCTGGACGCGCAAAGTCTTGCGGCCGACATCGCCGGCCGGCCCAAGCACATCTACAGCATCTGGAAGAAGATGCAGCGCAAGCAGGCGCCGATCAGCGAACTCTACGACCTGCGTGCGGTGCGCATCCTGGTGGACGACGTGGCCGCCTGCTACGCCGCGCTGGGCGTCGTGCACGCCACCTGGACCCCGATTCCCAGCGAGTTCGACGACTACATCGCCCGGCCCAAGCGCAACGATTACCGATCCCTGCATACGGCGGTGATCGGGCCGGAAGGCAAGACCCTGGAAGTGCAGATCCGCACCGTGGAGATGCACCGCCAGGCCGAGCTGGGCGTGGCCGCGCACTGGCGCTACAAGGAAGGTTCCGGCGGCGATGCGGCGTTTGACCGCAAGATCGCCTGGATGCGCAAGCTGCTGGAGCAGGCCGATGAGGGCGCTGGCGACGATGCGGCGCTGGCGCGCGAGCTGGACACCGAGCTGGTCGAGGACCGCGTCTACGTGCTGACGCCCAAGGGCGAGGTGATCGACCTGCCGGCCGGCTCCACCCCGCTGGATTTCGCCTACCGGGTGCATACCGAGGTCGGCCACCGCTGCCGTGGCGCGAAGGTGGACGGGCGGATCGTGCCGCTGGACCACCGCCTGCACAGCGGGGATCGGGTCGAGATCATGACCGCCAAGACGGGCGAGCCGCGGCGCGACTGGCTGATCGAAGCCAACGGCTTCCTCGCCAGCAGCCGCTCGCGCGAGAAGGTCCGCAACTGGTTCCACCGCCTGGACCGGGAGCGCAACGAAACCGCCGGCAGAGAGTTGCTGGACAAGGAACTGCGCCGAATGGGCCTGCTGGGTGAGGACCTGGCGCCGGCGCGCGAGCGTTTCAGCCTGGCCAGCGACGGCGAGCTGTACGTCCTGGTGGCGCTCGGCGACGTCGGGCCGCATCAGGTCGGCCGCTTGCTGCAGGATCATCAGCGCGCGCAGAGCGCTCCCGCAGCGACCGCAACCGCGCCCGCGCCGGAGCGCCCGCGGCGGCGATCGGCCGGCAAGCAGCGCGACTTCACGGTGCAGGGCCTGGGCAACCTGCTGGTGCAGCCCGCACGCTGCTGCCAGCCCCTGCCCGGGGAGCCGATCGCCGGTTACCTGACCCGGGGGCGCGGGGTGACGGTCCACCGGCAAGGCTGCGCGACACTGCAACGCCTGGCTGACAAGGATCCCGACCGGGTGCTCACGGTGGAGTGGGGCGCCAGCGGCGGCTACGAGGTCGACATCGAAGTATTGGCGGTGGACCGCAAGTGGCTGCTCAAGGAGGTGACCAACGTCATCGCCCAAGCCAACGTCAACATGGGCGGCATCCGCAGCGATTCGCAGCACAACCGGATGCGCATCCGCATGCGCGTCAAGGTCGAGGATTTCGACCAGCTGACGCAGCTGCTGGGCAAGCTGGGCGCCGTGCCGGGAGTGGAGCATGCGCGCCGCTGCTGA
- the hrpA gene encoding ATP-dependent RNA helicase HrpA: MNRSNSHGNAASRPRSPAAAGVDAARRNIDAALTRDRGRLHGLWSRWRNAPADAALQTRFEDALKDSIARREARAATLPRAPVDPSLPIASQAERIVELIGKHQVIVVAGETGSGKTTQLPKLCLAAGRGAAGMIGCTQPRRIAARAVAKRVAEELNTPLGTTVGFQVRFSENVGDDTAIKFMTDGILLAEIQSDRWLSRYDTILIDEAHERSLNIDFLLGYLKQLLRKRPDLKVIVTSATIDTARFSAHFDNAPVVDVEGRGYPVAVRYRPLEGGGETGDGAAARDGERTINDGIVAACDEISREDPRGDVLVFLPGEREIRDAHRALEARKYRHTEVLPLYARLSVRDQDRVFKPGTQRRIVLATNVAETSLTVPRIGYVVDPGLARVKRYSPRSKLDRLHIEPISQASANQRKGRCGRVSDGICYRLYSEADFDSRPEYTDPEIHRAALAGVILRMLSLGLGDIEQFPFLEPPDTRAIADGWRQLVELGAVDERRKLTAVGRLMARMPVDVKLARMLVAANAHGCMREMLAIASFLGIQDPRERPADQRAAADNAHAVFADPASEFAGILKLWDAYQDAHEASTQSQLRRWCEKHFLGFLRMREWRELHRQLKLMAVELGWDPGASAVVAGGTGRKDKTAVSASTPAPRARRRRRGGRPPVDPSATEGGGQMAPTAEGSEAERLNRGAYALLHRALIAGLPTQIGHRIKPADAPQPAATPKPGERRVVDRKSGGYEGPRGRRFQLFPGSALARRPPPWVLSATLLDTAQLWAMTNAAIEPGWVIDELPHLLARRHHHPRWARSQGKVLGSEQVSLFGLVLAPKRPVHYGALYPEESRVIFARDALVTGEINTRSVFLQRNLATLEKALEEEAKQRRAGLVVDEAWMAEWYLQRLPPDVHNAQALDAWYARLPAPQKAALEWTLDDLMVGDSTDGRRFPSSISLGSVQLAVSYRFEPGALDDGMTVSVPLHLLNALDPVRLGWLVPGLVEDKATALIRALPKAQRRNYVPAPDFARAFLEAFPDPQDAPMTEVLARFLGKVTGSALEAGELDESALEPHLRVNLRLLDAEDECQRGADVVLAESRDLQELRSRFGERAARAFAARAAKGMGQRGLVRFPDEPIPASVPGVAGMPAFPALHDDGDSVSLQVHADRAKAERAHPGGVRRLLWLTLGDARKQARKQLPVSAKVGLLYAAIEAAAPRTQAPPEGDRLRADLVDGAFAALVANDVAGIRDPAAFEARRAEVAKALFGEAMGRLQQAEEILTAVSHARASLESPLMGWASGNLDDMRAQLAALTPAGFLRDVPADVLKEYPRYLKALALRGERALRDPTRDQARMLELTPFSDALAEAAARGELEQSGWQALRWQLEELRVSLFAQELGTRGVSAKKLTAQLARLRG, translated from the coding sequence ATGAACCGTAGCAACTCCCATGGCAACGCCGCGTCACGACCCCGCAGCCCGGCGGCCGCAGGGGTCGATGCCGCGCGTCGCAACATCGACGCCGCCCTGACCCGGGATCGCGGGCGCTTGCACGGGCTGTGGTCGCGCTGGCGCAATGCCCCGGCCGATGCGGCGCTGCAGACGCGTTTTGAGGATGCGCTGAAGGACTCGATCGCCCGCCGCGAGGCGCGGGCCGCAACCCTGCCGCGCGCACCGGTCGACCCGTCTCTGCCGATTGCCAGCCAGGCCGAGCGCATCGTCGAGCTGATCGGCAAGCACCAAGTGATCGTGGTCGCCGGCGAGACGGGCTCGGGCAAGACCACCCAGTTGCCCAAGCTGTGTCTGGCGGCAGGGCGCGGGGCGGCGGGCATGATCGGGTGCACCCAGCCGCGACGGATTGCCGCGCGCGCGGTGGCCAAGCGCGTCGCCGAAGAACTCAACACGCCGCTGGGGACCACCGTCGGCTTCCAGGTCCGCTTCAGCGAGAACGTCGGCGACGACACCGCGATCAAGTTCATGACCGACGGCATCCTGCTGGCGGAGATCCAGTCGGATCGCTGGCTGTCGCGCTACGACACGATCCTGATCGACGAGGCGCACGAGCGCAGCCTCAACATCGACTTCCTGCTGGGGTATCTCAAGCAGCTGCTGCGCAAGCGGCCGGACCTGAAGGTCATCGTGACCTCGGCGACGATCGACACCGCGCGCTTCTCGGCGCATTTCGACAACGCGCCGGTGGTCGATGTCGAAGGGCGCGGCTATCCGGTGGCGGTGCGTTACCGCCCGCTGGAAGGCGGCGGCGAGACCGGGGATGGTGCCGCGGCGCGAGACGGCGAGCGCACGATCAATGACGGCATTGTCGCCGCCTGCGATGAGATCAGCCGCGAGGATCCGCGCGGCGACGTGCTGGTGTTCCTGCCCGGCGAGCGCGAGATCCGCGACGCCCACCGGGCGCTGGAGGCGCGCAAATACCGCCACACCGAGGTGCTGCCGCTGTACGCGCGGCTGTCGGTGCGCGACCAGGACCGGGTGTTCAAGCCCGGGACCCAGCGCCGGATCGTGCTGGCCACGAACGTCGCCGAGACCTCGTTGACCGTGCCGCGGATCGGCTACGTGGTCGATCCGGGGCTGGCAAGGGTCAAGCGCTACAGCCCACGCAGCAAACTGGACCGGCTGCACATCGAGCCGATCAGCCAGGCCAGCGCCAACCAGCGCAAGGGTCGCTGCGGGCGGGTGTCGGACGGCATCTGCTACCGGCTCTACAGCGAGGCGGACTTCGACTCGCGCCCGGAATACACCGACCCGGAGATCCACCGCGCCGCGCTGGCCGGCGTGATCCTGCGCATGCTGTCGCTGGGCCTGGGCGACATCGAGCAGTTCCCGTTCCTGGAGCCACCCGATACCCGCGCGATTGCCGACGGCTGGCGGCAACTGGTCGAGCTCGGCGCGGTCGATGAGCGGCGCAAGCTGACCGCAGTCGGGCGGCTGATGGCGCGCATGCCGGTGGACGTGAAGCTGGCGCGGATGCTGGTGGCCGCCAATGCCCACGGCTGCATGCGCGAGATGCTCGCGATTGCCTCCTTCCTGGGCATCCAGGACCCGCGCGAGCGCCCGGCCGACCAGCGCGCGGCGGCGGACAACGCGCATGCCGTGTTCGCCGATCCGGCGTCCGAGTTCGCCGGCATCCTCAAGCTCTGGGACGCCTACCAGGACGCGCATGAGGCGTCCACCCAGTCGCAGCTCCGACGCTGGTGCGAGAAGCACTTCCTCGGCTTCCTGCGCATGCGCGAATGGCGCGAACTGCACCGCCAGCTGAAGTTGATGGCGGTCGAACTGGGCTGGGATCCGGGCGCGTCGGCCGTCGTCGCTGGCGGCACCGGACGCAAGGACAAGACCGCGGTGTCAGCGTCCACTCCGGCGCCACGCGCGAGGCGGCGTCGCCGCGGCGGTCGCCCGCCGGTTGATCCGTCGGCCACGGAAGGGGGCGGCCAGATGGCGCCGACAGCTGAGGGTAGTGAAGCGGAACGCCTGAACCGCGGCGCCTACGCGCTCTTGCACCGTGCGCTCATCGCCGGCCTGCCGACCCAGATCGGTCACCGCATCAAACCGGCCGACGCGCCACAGCCTGCGGCGACGCCCAAGCCGGGCGAGCGCAGGGTCGTTGATCGCAAATCCGGTGGCTACGAAGGCCCGCGCGGTCGCCGCTTCCAGCTGTTTCCCGGATCGGCGCTGGCACGGCGACCGCCGCCGTGGGTGTTGTCGGCGACGCTGCTGGATACGGCCCAGTTGTGGGCGATGACCAACGCCGCGATCGAGCCGGGCTGGGTCATCGACGAATTGCCGCACCTGCTGGCGCGCCGCCATCACCATCCGCGCTGGGCGCGCTCGCAGGGCAAGGTGCTGGGCAGCGAGCAGGTCAGCCTGTTCGGCCTGGTGCTCGCACCCAAGCGGCCAGTGCACTACGGCGCGCTGTATCCGGAGGAGAGCCGGGTGATCTTCGCCCGCGACGCCCTGGTGACCGGCGAGATCAACACCCGCAGCGTGTTCCTGCAGCGCAATCTGGCGACCCTGGAGAAGGCGCTGGAGGAGGAAGCCAAGCAGCGTCGCGCCGGGCTGGTGGTGGATGAGGCGTGGATGGCCGAGTGGTACCTGCAGCGCCTGCCCCCCGATGTCCACAACGCGCAGGCACTGGATGCCTGGTACGCCCGCCTGCCCGCCCCGCAGAAGGCCGCGCTGGAGTGGACGCTGGATGACCTGATGGTCGGCGACAGCACCGACGGTCGCCGCTTCCCGTCATCCATTTCGCTGGGCAGCGTGCAATTGGCGGTCAGCTACCGCTTCGAGCCGGGCGCGCTCGACGACGGGATGACCGTGTCGGTGCCGCTGCACCTGCTCAATGCGCTCGATCCGGTGCGCTTGGGATGGCTGGTGCCGGGGCTGGTGGAAGACAAGGCAACCGCGCTGATCCGCGCCCTGCCCAAGGCGCAGCGGCGCAACTACGTGCCCGCGCCGGATTTCGCCCGCGCCTTCCTTGAAGCGTTTCCCGACCCACAGGACGCGCCGATGACGGAGGTGCTCGCGCGCTTCCTCGGCAAGGTCACCGGCAGCGCGCTGGAGGCCGGAGAACTCGACGAGTCGGCGCTTGAGCCGCACCTGCGCGTCAACCTGCGCCTTTTGGACGCTGAGGACGAGTGCCAGCGTGGTGCCGACGTGGTGCTGGCCGAGTCGCGCGACCTGCAGGAGCTCCGTTCCCGCTTCGGCGAGCGCGCGGCCAGGGCTTTTGCCGCACGCGCAGCCAAGGGCATGGGCCAGCGCGGCCTGGTGCGCTTTCCCGACGAACCGATCCCCGCCAGCGTTCCGGGGGTCGCGGGGATGCCGGCGTTCCCGGCGCTGCACGATGACGGCGACAGTGTCTCCCTGCAGGTCCACGCGGACCGCGCGAAGGCCGAGCGCGCGCATCCCGGCGGCGTCCGCAGGCTCCTGTGGCTGACGCTGGGTGATGCGCGCAAACAGGCGCGCAAGCAGCTGCCGGTGTCGGCCAAGGTGGGATTGCTGTACGCCGCGATCGAAGCCGCTGCCCCGCGCACGCAGGCACCGCCGGAAGGTGATCGTCTGCGCGCGGATCTCGTCGATGGCGCCTTCGCCGCCCTGGTGGCCAACGACGTCGCCGGCATCCGCGATCCGGCGGCATTCGAGGCACGTCGTGCCGAGGTCGCCAAGGCACTGTTCGGCGAGGCCATGGGGCGTCTGCAGCAGGCCGAGGAGATCCTGACCGCGGTCTCGCACGCCCGCGCCAGCCTGGAGTCGCCCCTGATGGGGTGGGCCAGCGGCAATCTGGACGACATGCGCGCGCAACTGGCCGCGCTGACGCCGGCGGGTTTCCTGCGCGACGTGCCGGCCGACGTGCTCAAGGAGTACCCGCGCTACCTCAAGGCGCTGGCCTTGCGCGGCGAGCGCGCGCTGCGCGATCCCACCCGCGACCAGGCGCGGATGCTGGAGCTGACGCCGTTCAGCGATGCACTGGCGGAGGCTGCCGCGCGGGGTGAACTGGAGCAATCCGGATGGCAGGCGCTGCGCTGGCAGCTGGAGGAGTTGCGGGTGTCGCTGTTCGCCCAGGAACTGGGGACGCGTGGCGTCTCCGCCAAGAAACTGACCGCGCAGCTGGCCCGGCTGCGCGGGTGA
- a CDS encoding Dps family protein has product MKAKSASKRPSPVASPAKGSGAPPVDIGMSSTDRKNVADGLSHFLADAYTLYLKTHNFHWNVTGPMFNTLHVMFETQYAEQWVALDEIAERIRALGFNAPGSYAEFTKLSSIREEPGLADTADWREMVRQLTVGNEAVCRTARSVLSTADDASDDPTVDLLTQRLHTHEKYAWMLRSLLQ; this is encoded by the coding sequence ATCAAGGCCAAGAGCGCGAGCAAGCGGCCCAGTCCGGTCGCATCCCCGGCGAAGGGCTCAGGCGCCCCACCGGTGGATATCGGGATGAGCAGCACCGATCGCAAGAACGTCGCCGACGGCCTGTCCCACTTCCTCGCCGACGCCTACACGCTGTACCTGAAGACGCACAACTTCCACTGGAACGTCACCGGTCCGATGTTCAACACCTTGCACGTGATGTTCGAGACCCAGTACGCCGAGCAGTGGGTGGCCCTGGACGAGATCGCCGAGCGCATCCGCGCGCTGGGCTTCAACGCACCGGGTTCCTACGCCGAGTTCACCAAGCTCTCCTCGATCCGCGAGGAACCCGGCCTGGCCGATACCGCCGACTGGCGCGAGATGGTACGCCAGCTCACCGTCGGCAACGAGGCGGTCTGCCGCACGGCACGCTCGGTGCTCTCCACCGCCGATGACGCCAGCGACGATCCGACCGTCGACCTGCTGACCCAGCGCCTGCATACCCACGAGAAGTACGCCTGGATGCTGCGCTCGCTGCTGCAGTAA
- the recQ gene encoding DNA helicase RecQ, whose product MNDAALDLLRTTFGHPDFRGEQAAIIDCLVKGDDALVLMPTGGGKSLCYQLPAMLREGCGIVVSPLIALMQDQVEALLQLGVRAAYLNSTLDAATAADVERRLLDGELDLLYVAPERLLSGRCMNLIDRAHAGGGIALFAIDEAHCVSQWGHDFRREYRELTVLHERWPDVPRIALTATADEPTRLEIAERLALEDARQFVSSFDRPNIRYRVAQKDGSGQRALLDFLAGHRGESGIVYAFSRKRVEKTAEQLCEAGVNALAYHAGMPAEVRAANQRRFLQEDGIVMVATIAFGMGIDKPDVRFVAHVDLPKSVEGYYQETGRAGRDGQPAEAWLNYGLGDVVNLSMLIKQGDASEERKLLELRKLDALLGYCESTQCRRQALLGWFAEEHPGNCGNCDNCLQPPESWDGTEVARKALSCVFRTGQRFGAGHVIDVLRGVPTDKVAQHGHEKLSTWGIGTHLDTRQWSSVFRQLVASGLLAANHERHGALYLTSKAGPVLKGEQTLRLRRDAPKPAGRRGRTGSAPPPMDLAPEAASRFRSLRGWRAELAKEQNVPAYVIFHDATLREIAESDPADLDELGRIAGIGTSKLERYGEAVLQQLLDCDVA is encoded by the coding sequence ATGAACGACGCCGCCCTCGACCTGCTCCGCACCACCTTTGGACACCCCGATTTCCGCGGCGAGCAGGCCGCGATCATTGACTGTCTGGTCAAGGGCGACGACGCCCTGGTGCTGATGCCGACCGGCGGCGGCAAGTCGTTGTGCTACCAGTTGCCGGCGATGCTGCGAGAGGGCTGCGGAATCGTGGTCTCGCCGCTGATCGCGCTGATGCAGGACCAGGTCGAAGCGCTGCTCCAGCTCGGCGTGCGCGCCGCCTACCTCAACTCGACCCTGGACGCCGCCACCGCTGCCGACGTGGAGCGCCGCTTGCTCGACGGCGAGCTGGACCTGCTCTACGTCGCTCCCGAGCGCTTGCTATCGGGGCGCTGCATGAACCTCATCGACCGCGCCCATGCCGGCGGCGGCATCGCCCTGTTCGCCATTGATGAGGCGCATTGCGTGTCCCAGTGGGGGCATGATTTCCGCCGCGAGTACCGCGAGCTGACCGTGCTCCACGAGCGCTGGCCCGACGTGCCGCGCATCGCCCTGACCGCCACCGCCGACGAGCCGACCCGGCTGGAGATTGCCGAGCGCCTGGCGCTGGAGGATGCACGCCAGTTCGTCAGCTCCTTCGACCGTCCCAACATCCGCTACCGGGTGGCGCAGAAGGATGGCAGCGGCCAGCGCGCCCTACTCGACTTCCTTGCCGGCCACCGCGGCGAGAGCGGCATCGTCTATGCCTTCTCGCGCAAGCGCGTGGAGAAAACCGCCGAACAACTGTGCGAGGCCGGCGTCAACGCGCTCGCCTACCACGCCGGAATGCCCGCCGAGGTCCGTGCGGCCAACCAGCGCCGCTTCCTGCAGGAAGACGGCATCGTGATGGTCGCCACGATCGCCTTCGGCATGGGCATCGACAAGCCGGACGTGCGCTTTGTCGCCCACGTCGACCTGCCCAAGTCGGTCGAGGGCTACTACCAGGAGACCGGTCGCGCCGGTCGCGATGGCCAGCCCGCCGAGGCCTGGCTCAATTACGGGCTGGGCGACGTGGTCAACCTGAGCATGCTGATCAAGCAGGGCGATGCCAGCGAGGAGCGCAAGCTGCTGGAGCTGCGCAAGCTCGACGCGCTGCTGGGCTACTGCGAGTCCACCCAATGCCGGCGACAGGCGCTGCTGGGCTGGTTCGCTGAGGAGCATCCCGGCAACTGCGGCAACTGCGACAACTGCCTGCAGCCGCCGGAGAGCTGGGACGGCACCGAGGTCGCGCGCAAGGCGCTGTCGTGCGTGTTCCGCACTGGCCAGCGGTTCGGCGCGGGGCACGTCATTGATGTGCTGCGCGGCGTGCCAACCGACAAGGTCGCCCAGCACGGCCACGAGAAACTGAGCACCTGGGGCATCGGCACCCATCTCGACACACGCCAGTGGAGCAGCGTGTTCCGCCAGCTGGTCGCATCCGGCCTGCTGGCGGCCAATCACGAGCGCCACGGCGCCCTGTACCTGACCAGCAAGGCCGGACCGGTGCTGAAGGGCGAACAGACCCTGCGCCTGCGCCGCGATGCGCCCAAGCCGGCCGGCCGACGCGGGCGCACGGGCTCCGCGCCGCCACCGATGGACCTGGCGCCCGAAGCGGCCAGCCGTTTCCGTTCCCTGCGCGGCTGGCGCGCGGAATTGGCCAAGGAGCAGAACGTGCCGGCGTACGTGATCTTCCACGACGCCACCCTGCGCGAAATCGCGGAAAGCGACCCGGCCGACCTCGACGAACTGGGCCGCATTGCCGGTATTGGTACCAGCAAGCTGGAGCGTTACGGCGAGGCGGTGCTGCAGCAACTATTGGACTGCGACGTGGCCTGA
- the queC gene encoding 7-cyano-7-deazaguanine synthase QueC — protein MHGSSDKKKAVVLVSGGMDSAVVIAMAREQGFAPYALSVDYGQRHTSELEAAARVAAQQGAIAHKTVRIDLRSIGGSALTDDIDVPLDEVAGDEAIPVTYVPARNTIMLSVALGWAEVLGSADLFCGVNAVDYSGYPDCRPEFISAFERLANLATKAGVEGAGIRVHAPLQHLSKADIAREGVRLGVDFAATVSCYLADDAGRACGHCDACRLRADGFAAAGIADPTRYV, from the coding sequence ATGCACGGGTCATCGGACAAGAAAAAAGCGGTCGTCCTGGTCTCCGGCGGCATGGACTCTGCGGTGGTCATCGCCATGGCGCGCGAGCAGGGCTTCGCGCCGTACGCGCTGAGCGTGGACTACGGTCAGCGCCATACGTCGGAGCTCGAGGCCGCGGCGCGCGTGGCGGCCCAGCAGGGGGCGATCGCCCACAAGACCGTGCGCATCGATCTGCGCAGCATCGGCGGATCGGCGCTGACCGATGACATCGATGTGCCGCTGGACGAGGTCGCGGGCGACGAGGCCATTCCGGTGACCTACGTGCCGGCGCGCAACACCATCATGCTGTCGGTGGCGCTGGGCTGGGCGGAGGTTCTGGGTTCGGCCGACCTGTTCTGCGGCGTCAACGCGGTGGACTATTCGGGCTATCCGGACTGCCGCCCCGAGTTCATCAGCGCCTTCGAGCGGCTCGCCAATCTTGCGACCAAGGCCGGCGTGGAAGGCGCCGGTATCCGCGTGCACGCGCCGCTGCAGCACCTCAGCAAGGCGGACATCGCCCGCGAGGGCGTGCGGCTGGGAGTGGATTTCGCCGCCACCGTGTCGTGTTACCTGGCCGATGATGCCGGCCGCGCGTGTGGCCACTGCGACGCATGCCGCCTGCGTGCGGACGGGTTTGCCGCCGCGGGGATCGCCGACCCGACACGCTACGTCTGA
- the queE gene encoding 7-carboxy-7-deazaguanine synthase QueE, with amino-acid sequence MVAPDRLRLTEIFLSLQGESRSIGWPTVFVRLTGCPLRCQYCDTAYAFHGGQWWEFDAILAEVARHGVRHVCVTGGEPLAQKRCIGLLKRLCDAGYEVSLETSGSIDIGPVDTRVSRVLDLKTPGSAEVARNLWSNIGELTANDQVKFVICSREDYDWARGIVEEHGLTAICDVMFSPSFNQVSARDLADWIVADRLPVRFQLQLHKILWDDEPGR; translated from the coding sequence GTGGTCGCGCCTGATCGCCTGCGCCTGACCGAGATTTTCCTGTCCCTGCAGGGCGAGTCGCGCAGCATCGGCTGGCCGACCGTGTTCGTGCGCCTGACCGGCTGCCCGCTGCGCTGCCAGTACTGCGATACCGCGTATGCGTTCCATGGTGGGCAGTGGTGGGAGTTCGACGCCATCCTGGCCGAGGTCGCGCGGCATGGAGTGCGTCATGTCTGTGTCACCGGTGGTGAACCACTCGCGCAGAAGCGTTGCATCGGACTGCTGAAGCGCCTGTGCGATGCGGGTTACGAGGTGTCACTGGAAACCTCCGGCTCGATCGACATTGGTCCGGTCGATACACGCGTGTCCCGCGTGCTTGACCTGAAGACGCCCGGATCCGCGGAGGTCGCGCGCAACCTGTGGAGCAACATCGGCGAGCTGACGGCCAACGACCAGGTCAAGTTCGTGATCTGCTCGCGCGAGGACTACGACTGGGCGCGCGGCATCGTCGAGGAGCATGGATTGACCGCGATCTGCGACGTCATGTTCTCGCCCAGCTTCAACCAGGTCAGTGCGCGCGATCTGGCGGACTGGATCGTCGCCGACCGGCTGCCGGTCCGCTTCCAGCTTCAGTTGCACAAGATCCTCTGGGATGACGAGCCGGGGCGCTGA
- the ybgF gene encoding tol-pal system protein YbgF produces the protein MSLAERVGVLEQQAGNNDATVDLLRQVNMLKEEVTSLRSQVEELNHSLGQLTDNSRAQFLDIDQRLEDLEGGGAAPRPAAAVGSDAAPTPPAKPVAERTPSVHGDAGTLAMGADEREAYETAFNALKNGEYAESARLFHSFLGHYPEGVYAPNALYWLGESYYVTQNYKLAVTQFKTLLDRYPTHDKAPGALLKVGLAQQGQGDEEAAERTLTEVTTRFAGSDAARIATDRLGAIQLGRLR, from the coding sequence ATGAGCCTGGCCGAACGGGTCGGCGTGCTGGAACAGCAGGCCGGCAACAATGATGCGACGGTCGACCTGCTGCGGCAGGTGAACATGCTCAAGGAAGAGGTCACGTCACTGCGCTCCCAGGTCGAGGAGCTCAATCACTCGCTCGGGCAACTCACGGACAACAGCCGCGCGCAGTTCCTGGATATAGACCAGCGCCTGGAGGATCTGGAAGGCGGCGGCGCGGCACCGCGGCCTGCGGCGGCGGTCGGCTCCGATGCAGCACCAACACCACCGGCAAAGCCTGTCGCCGAGCGGACCCCCAGCGTGCACGGCGATGCCGGGACGCTGGCGATGGGTGCCGACGAGCGCGAGGCCTACGAAACCGCTTTCAACGCGTTGAAGAACGGCGAATACGCCGAGTCCGCGCGCCTGTTCCACTCCTTCCTGGGTCACTATCCGGAAGGTGTCTACGCGCCCAACGCGCTGTACTGGCTGGGCGAGAGCTACTACGTCACCCAGAACTACAAGTTGGCCGTGACCCAGTTCAAGACCCTGCTGGATCGCTATCCGACCCACGACAAGGCGCCCGGCGCATTGCTGAAGGTCGGCCTGGCCCAGCAGGGGCAGGGTGATGAGGAAGCTGCCGAGCGCACCCTGACCGAAGTCACCACACGATTTGCCGGCAGCGACGCGGCGCGCATCGCCACCGATCGGCTCGGCGCGATCCAGCTCGGTCGCCTGCGTTAG